From Helicobacter sp. MIT 21-1697:
AGAATTTCACCGCTTCTAAGATTCTAAGTGTGCCTACACCATCGGCATTTGCTGTGTATTCAGGCGTTTCAAAGCTCACAGCTACGTGGCTTTGTGCAGCGAGATTGTAGATTTCATCAGGTTGGACTTCTGCGATGAGACGCGTGAGATTCATAGAATCTGTCATATCGCCAAAATGCAAATAAAATGGAATCTTTTTGTTATGATGTCCATCAAAGAGATGGTCAATTCTATCAGTGTTGAAAAGTGAGCTGCGGCGCTTTATGCCATGAACTTCATAGCCTTTGTTGAGCAAAAATTCGCTTAAATATGCGCCGTCTTGCCCTGTAACTCCTGTGATTAATGCTTTTTTCATTCCTAGCCTTTTTAAAATATAAAAATTAAAAATGTATTTTAGATTAGCTTTGCTTAAATCTCAAAGCGCATTATTTGCCAAGTGTGGTGTGCAAGAAATCATAGAGACGATTTTGGAGCTCAAAAATCTCACGCACGATAGGGTAAATATGTTCATCTTTAAGCAAGAATCGGTCATCTTCATCGGTTTTGAAATAATAAGGTTGAGATTCTATCATTGCACAAAGCATTAAAAAACGCAAACGAAGTGCTTTTAAGTCATTTTTTAAAAGCGAATCAAAGCTTTTTTCTTTATCGGCAAGTTTTTCACAAAGCAAGATAAGTGCCTCTTTAAGATGATAAAAATCCTGCATCAGAGTATCAAAAAGCTTTAAAATATGGGGTGAATAAAGTTTTTTGTCATTTTGACTTTGTTCAATAAGTATTGAGAGTTCATCAAGGCTTCGCACAAGCTTGTTTTGTCTTTGAAGCACCTTATTTTGAGAATCTTCTAAGTCTAAAGTGAGCGCACCAAAGTATTCAAGGCAGAGCTTGATTTGGGGCAATAATTCATCAGCACTATATCGTGGGTAAAGTATTTTAGAGATACAAAAAGCAAATAAAAATCCAAGCAAAATATCACCAAAACGATAGGCGATAAGCTCAATAAAATTATTATCTACAAGGGCAAACATCAGCACAAACTCAAGCATAAACACTAAAGACCACAGCACGAAAGGATAAGTTTTAAAATAAACGACCAAAAAGAGATTAAACACAAAGATAATATACAACAAAGGAGAATCCCAAGCCACAAGCACTAAGCCTACACCAAGCAACAATCCAATGAGGCTTCCAAGTATAGAATCTTTCCCATTTGTCTTAATCGTGCCGATATTTGGGTGCATCATTGTAACTACTCCAAGTGCAATCCAAGCGCCGTGATTAATTTGAAAAAATTGTGCAAAAAACATAGCAATTCCGATTGCTCCTGCATATCGGATACCATAAAACAGAGGATAGGGGTTATCTGTAAGGCTATCGCGCATATTTTTTAAACTCTTTGGTGTCGTATTTTCAACAAAAGCTTGAGATTGTAAAGAAGAAACTCGTGTGAAAGATTCTATTTTGGAATAAAAGATTTTAAGAGCGTTAATCCATTCCGAATCTGCATTGCTTTCCATAGCATTATGGAGGGATTGTTTTGTGATAGAGGGCTTTTTGCCATAGAAAATGTGTGAGAGTTCATTCAGATTTTTTGTCATCTCTTTTTGAGCCGATAGAAGCAGGGTAGAGCGATGATGTAAAAAATAATAATTCATCAAATCAAGCACATAGCATACACTTTCAAGTTTATAGAGATAAAAAAGTGCGCGTTTATGGTTTTTGATAAGATGAGCATCTTTGATTTTAGCAGAAGCGGAGGTGAGTTTGGACTTCAGCAAAGAGATATGATTGAGCGTTTGGGTTTTAATCGTATCATAATCTTTTGTGCCGAGATTCTCACTCATCATTGAAAGCTCAAAGAGCATAGCGACAAATTGTGTTTGAATGAATCTACCATATTGTCCAAAGGAAATAAAAAGTCGTATGCCTATGCTCACGCCTCCGCCGATAAAAGCTGCAGCTACGCATTGCCATAATGGGGTTTCAGGGTGAGAACCAGCATAAATATTTGCTACAAGTGCATTAATGAGGGCGAGAGTGAGTACCTTTGGCAAATCACTATCATACACTTCACTTATGCCAATACCAAAGGCGAGAATCATAGAGGGGATTATAAGCCAAAGACTTTCTTCCCATATCCCAAAAATAGGTATAAGTGCGCATACAAAGCCAACAAAAAGCACAAGATATTTCCAATCCATATCTTTATTGCTTCTAAAACCATTGAGAAAAAATACATACATTGCCATCATTACAGACCAAATGAGCACCTCTGCACCAAGAAGAGCGTAGCATATCGCGCCGCTAATGCAAAGCGCAATCATTGCTTTAATGGCATAAATAAGTCCAAAGAATCCTGCATCATAAACATAAATGAAACGTTTAAAAACTAGATTATGCAATGATGAGAGCAAATGTGGGTGCATAATTATTTTTTGTAATAATCTCCACTTGCGCCTATACATTGCTGTGTGCATTGATTATTGCTACAAATTGTGCGGCATTCTACACTTTGAAAATTACCCACAGGTTGTTTTTTGCTACTACAAGCATTCAGGCTAAAAATACAGAGAGTGATACATACAAGAGCGTAGAGTAATTTCATTATGACTCCTTTAGGATTGATAAATATGATATTGTAATATCCTATGGTTAAAATTGCAAATTATGCGTATTTACATACTCAATGTATCGGCAGTTGGAGTAATTGTTTGATAAATATACTTGTGCGGACATTTACACCTTTATTATTAAGATGATAACTTGTGTCAAAAAAGTATTGTGAATTAAAATGAGAATCTCTAAAGTCTCCATAAATATTGATATGATGGGTGGCAAGTTGAGATGTAAGATTTTCAATTTTTTGAAAAGTTTTAATATCTGTGAGGCTAAATAAAGAATTTTCCATAGTTACAGGATAAAAGAGAAAGATTTTTATATTTTTAGAA
This genomic window contains:
- a CDS encoding FUSC family protein yields the protein MHTAMYRRKWRLLQKIIMHPHLLSSLHNLVFKRFIYVYDAGFFGLIYAIKAMIALCISGAICYALLGAEVLIWSVMMAMYVFFLNGFRSNKDMDWKYLVLFVGFVCALIPIFGIWEESLWLIIPSMILAFGIGISEVYDSDLPKVLTLALINALVANIYAGSHPETPLWQCVAAAFIGGGVSIGIRLFISFGQYGRFIQTQFVAMLFELSMMSENLGTKDYDTIKTQTLNHISLLKSKLTSASAKIKDAHLIKNHKRALFYLYKLESVCYVLDLMNYYFLHHRSTLLLSAQKEMTKNLNELSHIFYGKKPSITKQSLHNAMESNADSEWINALKIFYSKIESFTRVSSLQSQAFVENTTPKSLKNMRDSLTDNPYPLFYGIRYAGAIGIAMFFAQFFQINHGAWIALGVVTMMHPNIGTIKTNGKDSILGSLIGLLLGVGLVLVAWDSPLLYIIFVFNLFLVVYFKTYPFVLWSLVFMLEFVLMFALVDNNFIELIAYRFGDILLGFLFAFCISKILYPRYSADELLPQIKLCLEYFGALTLDLEDSQNKVLQRQNKLVRSLDELSILIEQSQNDKKLYSPHILKLFDTLMQDFYHLKEALILLCEKLADKEKSFDSLLKNDLKALRLRFLMLCAMIESQPYYFKTDEDDRFLLKDEHIYPIVREIFELQNRLYDFLHTTLGK